The following is a genomic window from Thermodesulfobacteriota bacterium.
GTAGCGCAGTGGCTTCAGAGCTTCAAGGAATTCCCACCGCGTCAGAAACCGGCCAGCTTCAGTATCGACCAGGTGATGCAAAAGCTGCAGGAGGGTAGCACAAGTAGCAACTGAAAATCAAAGTAAAATTGTAACGGCAAAGGGCTGTCTTCATGCGAAAGGCCAGAGGCAGCCTGGCTAGTAATATGGAATAAATCAAGAAAGGAGCTATCATGAACAAAAAACTTTGCTGGCCATTGCGGTGGGCACATGACAACTATTCGACATCACTCCCCAATAGAGTATTCTTACAATAAGAAAGTAAGAAAGTAGGAGAATTCTATGACTAAGACGAAAAAGAATCAAATGGGTCATCGCGTTAAGCTGCTGGTGCGACTTGGCCCTAAACATCAAGTTACCATTCCAAAAAGCATTGTTGAGACTCTGCACTTAAGAATTGGTGATATGTTTGAGCCACAGGTGCAAAACGGAAAAGTTGTCCTTATTCCGAAACAACTTGTTGATAAGAAGCTAGTGTCTTCAAGAACTAGCAGACAAAGGAGACGTGCAAGGGAACGTAGTCAGGTTGACGAATGGGAAGACTGGAGGCATTTGGCATTGAATGCGTTGGAAAGGGCATATAGCGATGATGAGCCAGAATATACATCAGACTTGATAAAAGAACCGAACCCAGAATATGAAGGAAGGTAGTGTTGTTCTCACGGCTGCAAGCAGATGGTAATATCAAAAAAAGACCAGCGGTTGTTTTACGAGAGATGCCTCGATTCCGTGATTTTTTAGTTTGCGGTATAAGTACTCAACTCCATCAACAAGTCAAAGGATTTGATGAAATTATCTCTCGTGCTGATGCTGACTTTTCTACAAGTGGCTTATTGTCAGATTCGTTGATACGGCTGGGTTTTTTGTCTGTGATTCCACTTAAGGATATTGAAGGAGCAATCGGTACAATTTCGCCGAAGCGTCATAAACGTTTATTGAAAAGCCTATGTGACTATTTGATTGGAAAAAGAGTAAGTGGTAGAAAATAAGGGTTGGCTATAAGAGAAGGGGTTAAATCCCAAACAATGGTTCCGGAATGTAGAGAGGATTATTTGTAGAGATGCAAAATGTTGCGTCTCTAAGTTATGAATGTTTTCCCCTTCGGTTAAACCGTGGGGTATAAGTCATGATTCTGTTTGTCATCCCCGAAATCTTTAATCGGGGATCCATTCTTGAGACGCATTGCAATGCGTCTCTACATTATTTAGTTGATTCCTATCCCTCGCATTCGTGAGGACAAGCTTAATCGGGTATCCATTTTTTATGGATTCCCGCTTCCGCGGGAATGACAATTTTTACACGACTCCGCGTATAGAACTCATATTACTCAGTTAGGTGTTTAAGCAGTAAATCAACCCAGGGGACTTCGCTGTAGAATATGATAAGCACGTAGAGGACGACGTAAGCGATGCGGGTCTTCCATTTATCCGGATCGCTCTGAGCAACCCCCATGGCAATGAGCAGCCATCCGAAACCCTGCACGGTGGCAACGGCGTATGTAGTAACACAAAAGATTATAAGTAATACATCACGGAGCTTGGATATCCCGCGTCCCAAGGGCCAGAGAAAAGCCAGAGCCACCAGGAACTCTACAACTAATGCCGAATAGGTAAGGACATTCGCTGTCAGAACAAAGCGCTCAGGTTGGTGGGGAATCTCTTGAGATTTCGGAACCTGGCCATCCACATGCTGTGAGATAAAATATCTCAACTCATCTATTTGCTCCGGGGTTAAAGCGCCTGTCAGTTGTGTGAAGCTCTCGAACCGATGGTCGGTGAGCATGGTGATTTTAAAGAAGCGCCCGTCGAGATAATCTGGAGAGAGAACAAGCTTCCATAAGATAGCGAATGTGAAAGCGAGTCCGATGAGAATGCGACCGTTAAATTTTAAGCAAACCTCTTTGTTTTCTGAAATGAGCGATAGTGAAATTGCCAAACACCAGTAGCAGAGAAGGTATGCATGGTTGTCTGACAGAGGCCAGTCGAGAATCACTTTTAGACTGGTGAAGAAGGTAAGCGCAAACCAGATAGCCGGGTTCCTTACCTGGTTGGGCAACAGAAATGCTATGAACGCCAGGGTTAGCACAAACGGACGGGTTTCCCAGTAACCTATCGGGCGTAGAAGGAGGTCGAGGAGAGTGAGCCTGAGTGCAAGTTCGAATCCATTTAGCTCAAAATAATTTTTTAATTTCTCATTGATAGACATTTAACGGTGCTATCCCAATTCTATCAATTAATAGTGCATTCAAAAAGGATTTGTCATTGCGGGCGATATGGTTCCCTAATCACCCTCCCTCTCGATTGCTGCCTCAGATCCCAGCGAAGCAATTCATTTAGATTCCTCACGTTCGTTCGGAATGACAACCGTGTGGGATTACTTCGTCGTGGAGTTTATACTGAGCCTAGCGAATGTGCTCCTCGCAATGACAGCTCTAGTTATGCACAGTAAACCAATCGAAGTGGTATTATATACTTTTGAACTGCGTACAGCTCTTCTCATAAATCATACATTCGAACTCTCTGAGCCCAGGTCCCCCGGTTAAACCGGGGAAAAGGGCGAACTCACTTCGCCTCCGCTCCAGGGTGAAGGGGTTTATAGGCCAAGATTCGAAGCATCTGGTGCCTTAAATGCACTGAGAGATTCATAGCACAATCAAAAAAAGAACATCAATTAAACATAACTCCATAATTTAAATATCTTTGAGGCTCTTAAACTTAACGTCTATGTGTCTATATAAAATGCTGGAAGGTTCAAGCGTGTTGTTATCGAAGTCAGTAGCCCAAATCTGAATTTCAATTGCTTCGAGAGGACCCTCATCCGGAGTCGGGAGATCGGCAAGCTCAAAAGCGAGTTTTTTAAGATTGGATTCGGAAGGAAATGTCAGCACCTTTCGTTCCAATTCCGCCAAGTAGGAAGGAATTTCTAATTCTCGACGAATTCCCGGTCGGATGGCGTAGGCGTGTATATGGCGGGTTCCACGCGAATCAGTCGAGGAGAACATCCCGAATCCCCCGCCACACCAGGGGCTCAGGCTGGAGGTTTTGGCGAGCCGAATCTGGTTAAGGGCAATGATGATTAGGAGAAAGATAGGAAGATAGCAGAGAAATTTTTGTAGATAGAAAGATACAACGTGATGAAACTCGGTTTTTTTCACTAGTGCTTATTTTACTCTCTCTAAGATAGAAGAAAAAGTCAACCTTTTCCAAACTAGTATAATTGGTCGTATCTGTCATGCTGAGGCCTTCAATACTTCAGGGCAAACTCCGCGAAACACCTTAGATTTTAGTGTATTGAAAGGGATTCTTCAGTCGCTTTTGCTCCTTCAGAATGACAACAGTGGAGTGTTTATCAAACCGCCCCTGGTTTAATACCCAGGCGGGGGATTCACGTTTACGTAAACCACGGTTCCATTCTGATAACCTCTATTGTACCAATACCCGCCGCAACTGTAATAGGTTACTCCATCTACGTAAACCGATGACATGGCACAGGAAAGTGAGTTGATGGCATTCACCGTAAGAGCCGTCCCTACTGTTATGGCAGTAGCAGCACCAACAAACTCCCACGCATCGCCGCCTTCCCATTCTCCTCCGTGCCATTCCCCACCGTGCCACTCCCCCCATTCATCACCGTAGTCCTTGGCGAACTCCTGGCGGTCTTCTTGCCTTCCCTTTCCATACTCTTGCCAATCCTCACGGTTCTTGTCCTTCCATTCCTGCCGACTCTTTTGGATATCTTCAGCGCTTTTCCTGCGTTCGGACTGAAGGTCTTTCGCTGCGGTCTGGCGTGAACTCTGGCGGTCGCTTATTTTAGTCTGTCCTTTGGACTTTATATCGGAACGGGATGCTGTTGTTTTTCTGGATGAGCTATAGTTCCCCAACGATCCGCTCTTTGCCGGGCTCCTCTTGGAATAGCTCCTACTGCTGC
Proteins encoded in this region:
- a CDS encoding AbrB/MazE/SpoVT family DNA-binding domain-containing protein, encoding MTKTKKNQMGHRVKLLVRLGPKHQVTIPKSIVETLHLRIGDMFEPQVQNGKVVLIPKQLVDKKLVSSRTSRQRRRARERSQVDEWEDWRHLALNALERAYSDDEPEYTSDLIKEPNPEYEGR
- a CDS encoding transcriptional regulator encodes the protein MLFSRLQADGNIKKRPAVVLREMPRFRDFLVCGISTQLHQQVKGFDEIISRADADFSTSGLLSDSLIRLGFLSVIPLKDIEGAIGTISPKRHKRLLKSLCDYLIGKRVSGRK